A stretch of Gymnodinialimonas phycosphaerae DNA encodes these proteins:
- a CDS encoding SDR family NAD(P)-dependent oxidoreductase: MTLPRTPSFSLAGKRAFVPGGSRGIGLGCAVALAEAGAHVVIAARGQDAVDAAVAEMTAAGFSAEGLALDITDIEATRAAIAAMGRLDVLCNSAGLARHSAAMDTTPEDYDAVTNINVRAAYFLAQAAARSMTDGGSIIQVSSQMGHVGGIERAVYCATKHAVEGMTKSMAIEWGPRNIRVNTLCPTFIRTPLSAPTFADPEKRAWIEAKIKLPRVAEVEDIMGAVLFLASDASAMVTGTSILVDGGWTAG; this comes from the coding sequence ATGACCCTGCCCCGTACGCCGTCGTTTTCGCTGGCGGGAAAGCGCGCCTTCGTCCCGGGTGGGTCGCGCGGCATTGGCCTTGGCTGCGCCGTGGCGCTGGCCGAGGCGGGCGCCCATGTGGTGATCGCCGCGCGCGGGCAAGACGCTGTTGACGCGGCCGTGGCCGAGATGACCGCAGCTGGGTTTTCGGCCGAAGGGCTGGCGCTGGACATCACCGATATCGAGGCCACGCGCGCCGCCATCGCGGCCATGGGGCGGCTGGATGTTCTGTGCAATTCGGCCGGTCTGGCGCGCCACAGCGCGGCGATGGACACAACCCCCGAGGATTACGACGCAGTCACCAACATCAACGTGCGGGCGGCGTACTTCTTGGCCCAGGCAGCGGCGAGGTCGATGACGGACGGGGGATCGATCATCCAGGTCTCGTCGCAGATGGGCCATGTCGGCGGCATCGAAAGGGCGGTCTATTGCGCCACGAAACACGCGGTGGAGGGCATGACCAAGTCGATGGCGATTGAATGGGGCCCCCGCAACATCCGCGTCAACACGCTGTGCCCGACGTTCATCCGCACGCCGCTGTCGGCACCCACCTTCGCGGACCCCGAAAAGCGTGCCTGGATCGAGGCCAAGATCAAGTTGCCCCGGGTGGCCGAGGTCGAAGATATCATGGGGGCGGTGCTGTTCCTGGCCTCGGACGCCAGCGCGATGGTGACAGGAACGTCGATCCTGGTCGACGGCGGCTGGACGGCGGGATGA
- a CDS encoding MGH1-like glycoside hydrolase domain-containing protein: MKDMSDRDIAALDAEARRILQLNDKGGYTVPTAGLYPYQWNWDSAFAALGFATFDIDRAWREIETLFSGQWDNGMVPHILFHVMDEGYFPSYDTWGTADAVGRGACTLPSSGISQPPVAASLAWEVYRANPAAGDGRLRALYPKLLAYHRWIMDARAETGAVVITHPWEAGRDNAPDWDEAMAGIDPAGVQPYTRRDTGHVDARMRPTKDDYDRYIWLVQFGRDRKWDDSQIAAESPFRVADPTMTFTALRSTRDLALMADLVGEDRTEIDGWIARLEEGARGLWNPETRSYDAINLRTGNRAGSVSNAGFLAWWGGLRDERALPVLRDVLDRSTYAVPSYDPAGPQFDSLRYWRGPVWAVMNFMVGNGLAEAGQAELAARVRGDTARMIADHGFAEYFDPLDGTPAGGGTFTWTAAVWLAWASPSAVDRSEGTQ, translated from the coding sequence ATGAAAGACATGTCAGATCGCGACATCGCCGCGCTGGACGCCGAGGCGCGGCGGATCCTGCAACTCAACGACAAGGGCGGCTACACGGTGCCGACGGCGGGGCTTTATCCCTACCAGTGGAACTGGGACAGCGCCTTTGCCGCCCTGGGCTTTGCCACCTTCGACATCGACCGCGCGTGGCGCGAGATCGAGACGCTGTTCAGTGGCCAGTGGGATAACGGCATGGTGCCCCACATCCTGTTCCATGTGATGGATGAGGGGTATTTCCCAAGCTATGACACCTGGGGCACGGCGGACGCCGTGGGGCGGGGGGCTTGCACCCTGCCGTCCTCGGGGATCTCTCAGCCGCCGGTGGCCGCGTCCTTGGCGTGGGAGGTCTACAGGGCGAACCCGGCGGCAGGGGACGGGCGCCTGCGCGCGCTATACCCCAAGCTTTTGGCCTACCACCGCTGGATCATGGACGCGCGGGCCGAGACGGGGGCCGTCGTGATCACCCATCCGTGGGAGGCGGGCCGCGACAATGCGCCCGATTGGGACGAGGCGATGGCGGGCATCGACCCGGCGGGCGTCCAGCCCTACACGCGCCGCGACACCGGCCATGTGGATGCGCGGATGCGGCCCACGAAGGACGACTACGACCGCTACATCTGGCTGGTGCAATTCGGGCGGGACCGGAAGTGGGACGATTCGCAGATCGCGGCGGAAAGCCCGTTCCGCGTGGCGGACCCGACGATGACCTTCACCGCCCTGCGCTCGACCCGCGATCTGGCGTTGATGGCGGATCTTGTAGGAGAAGACCGGACCGAGATCGACGGTTGGATCGCCCGACTGGAAGAGGGGGCGCGGGGCCTCTGGAATCCCGAAACGCGAAGCTATGATGCGATCAACCTGCGCACCGGCAACCGCGCGGGATCGGTATCGAACGCCGGGTTCCTGGCATGGTGGGGCGGTTTGCGCGATGAGCGCGCGTTGCCGGTTTTGCGCGACGTGCTGGACCGCAGCACCTATGCCGTTCCCAGCTATGACCCGGCGGGGCCTCAGTTCGACAGCCTGCGCTATTGGCGCGGGCCGGTCTGGGCGGTGATGAATTTCATGGTGGGCAACGGCCTGGCCGAAGCCGGGCAGGCAGAGCTTGCGGCGCGGGTGCGCGGGGATACCGCGCGGATGATCGCGGACCATGGGTTTGCCGAGTATTTCGACCCGCTGGACGGCACGCCCGCGGGCGGGGGGACATTCACCTGGACGGCGGCGGTGTGGCTGGCCTGGGCCAGCCCGTCGGCGGTCGACCGATCTGAAGGGACGCAATGA
- a CDS encoding LacI family DNA-binding transcriptional regulator codes for MTERAPSGAGSGKVTSIDVAQRAGVSQSAVSRVFTPGASVSKKMAARVRAAADDLGYRPNVLARSLITGRSRIIGLVVAYLDNPFYPDALEKLSEALQAKGYHILIFMAGNSGDDVDSVIHDLMDYQVDGIITASINLSGELTDRCRAARLPVVLFNRGIEGSGLSAVTSANRVGGAKVADALLDAGHGRIATISGWMGASTGRDRRDGFVAALTARGASLHAEADGMFNRHTAADAARAMMESPTPPDAIFVGNDHMALSVMDTLRHQMGVDVPGDVSIIGYDDVPMAAWPSYALTTLRQPVNRMVEATIDTLLDEIETGRAPGTRIEIEGELIPRTSARLTKGLTP; via the coding sequence ATGACAGAACGCGCCCCCAGCGGTGCCGGATCCGGCAAGGTCACGTCCATCGACGTGGCGCAGCGGGCAGGCGTCAGCCAATCTGCCGTCAGCCGTGTGTTCACCCCGGGGGCCAGCGTGTCGAAGAAGATGGCGGCGCGGGTGCGGGCCGCGGCCGATGATCTGGGTTATCGGCCCAACGTGCTGGCGCGGTCGCTGATCACCGGGCGCTCGCGGATCATCGGCCTTGTCGTGGCCTACCTCGATAACCCGTTCTACCCAGACGCGCTGGAGAAACTCAGCGAAGCGCTTCAGGCCAAGGGTTACCACATCCTGATCTTCATGGCGGGAAATTCGGGCGATGACGTGGACAGCGTGATCCATGATCTGATGGATTATCAAGTGGATGGTATCATCACCGCCTCCATCAACCTTAGCGGAGAATTGACAGACCGCTGCCGTGCGGCGCGGTTGCCGGTGGTGCTGTTCAATCGCGGGATCGAGGGATCGGGCCTTAGTGCGGTCACCTCCGCCAACCGCGTTGGCGGGGCAAAGGTGGCGGACGCTTTGCTGGACGCGGGGCATGGGCGGATCGCGACGATCTCGGGGTGGATGGGCGCGTCGACCGGGCGCGACCGGCGTGATGGGTTCGTGGCGGCGCTGACCGCGCGCGGGGCATCGTTGCACGCCGAGGCTGATGGCATGTTCAACCGCCACACCGCCGCCGATGCCGCCCGCGCGATGATGGAAAGCCCCACGCCGCCCGATGCGATTTTCGTGGGCAACGACCACATGGCTTTGTCGGTCATGGATACCCTGCGCCATCAGATGGGGGTGGATGTGCCGGGCGATGTCTCGATCATCGGCTATGACGATGTGCCGATGGCGGCTTGGCCGTCCTATGCGCTGACCACCCTGCGCCAGCCGGTGAACCGGATGGTAGAGGCCACGATTGACACGCTGCTGGATGAAATCGAAACCGGGCGCGCGCCCGGCACCCGGATCGAGATCGAGGGAGAGTTGATCCCCCGCACCTCGGCCCGCCTGACAAAAGGACTGACCCCATGA
- a CDS encoding DUF6151 family protein, with the protein MAATIALPWSCRCGAVHGTLRVERGAGTPAICHCESCVRAQRHFGVEATRAEGVALFQTTPDRFSIVEGTAHLGLGRLTPKGSYRWFTTCCNTQLGVSSTTPKFAFFSPVQTIFADPSPLGRARTHAYVPQPGGPDKHIRLMPAIIALMARSASALTSGRWRDTPFFDVETGQPVVPPVVLPKDAGHA; encoded by the coding sequence ATGGCCGCCACCATAGCCCTGCCGTGGTCTTGTCGCTGCGGGGCGGTCCACGGGACACTGAGGGTTGAACGGGGCGCGGGCACGCCCGCCATCTGCCATTGCGAAAGCTGCGTGCGCGCGCAACGCCACTTCGGGGTAGAGGCCACACGGGCCGAGGGCGTCGCGCTGTTCCAGACCACGCCGGACCGCTTCTCGATTGTCGAAGGGACGGCGCATCTGGGCCTCGGGCGTTTGACGCCCAAGGGCAGCTACCGGTGGTTCACCACATGCTGCAACACACAGCTTGGCGTGTCCTCCACGACCCCGAAATTCGCCTTCTTCAGCCCGGTTCAAACCATCTTCGCGGACCCTTCGCCGCTGGGTCGCGCGCGCACCCACGCCTATGTGCCGCAGCCCGGTGGGCCGGACAAACACATCCGGCTAATGCCCGCGATCATCGCCCTGATGGCCCGCAGCGCGTCGGCGCTGACCTCTGGCAGGTGGCGCGACACGCCGTTCTTCGACGTGGAAACCGGGCAGCCCGTTGTGCCGCCGGTGGTGCTTCCCAAGGATGCCGGACACGCCTAG
- the hisD gene encoding histidinol dehydrogenase, translating into MAEYLKRGKPADERAEDDAKVRGTVEGILADIEARGDAAVRDLSAKFDGYCPDAFRLTPSEIEAAMQKVSTREMADIRFAQTQIRQFAQAQRASMTDIEVETMPGVILGHKNIPVNSVGCYVPGGKFPMVASAHMSVLTAKVAGVKRVVASAPPMKGAPHPAIVAAMHEGGADEILCLGGVQAVGAMAIGTETVKPVDMLVGPGNAFVAEAKRQLFGRVGIDLFAGPTETCVIADETVDAEMCATDLLGQAEHGYNSPAVLITNSRRLAEATLAEIDRILQILPTAETARASWEDYGEVIVCDGYDEMLAVSEEIASEHIQVMTDRDDWFLENMTSYGALFLGPRTNVANGDKVIGTNHTLPTKKAGRYTGGLWVGKFLKTHSYQKIVTDEAATLVGEYGSRLCMLEGFVGHAEQCNVRVRRYGGVNVPYGEGAPYREAAE; encoded by the coding sequence ATGGCTGAATATCTGAAACGGGGCAAACCGGCGGACGAGCGCGCCGAAGACGATGCGAAGGTGCGCGGCACGGTCGAGGGCATCCTTGCCGATATCGAGGCACGCGGCGATGCGGCGGTGCGCGACCTCTCCGCGAAGTTCGACGGCTATTGCCCCGACGCGTTTCGCCTGACCCCCTCCGAGATCGAGGCGGCGATGCAGAAGGTGTCGACCCGAGAGATGGCCGACATCCGTTTTGCGCAGACCCAGATCCGCCAATTCGCGCAGGCACAACGCGCCTCGATGACGGATATCGAGGTGGAAACGATGCCAGGCGTGATCCTGGGCCACAAAAATATCCCGGTGAATTCAGTGGGCTGCTACGTGCCCGGTGGCAAGTTCCCGATGGTGGCTTCGGCGCATATGTCGGTGCTGACGGCGAAGGTGGCGGGCGTCAAGCGGGTAGTGGCCTCGGCCCCGCCGATGAAAGGCGCGCCGCATCCGGCGATTGTGGCCGCGATGCATGAAGGCGGCGCGGACGAGATCCTGTGCCTTGGCGGTGTGCAGGCGGTGGGCGCCATGGCGATTGGCACGGAGACGGTGAAACCCGTCGATATGCTGGTCGGCCCCGGCAATGCCTTCGTGGCCGAAGCCAAACGGCAGCTCTTTGGGCGCGTGGGCATCGATCTGTTCGCAGGCCCGACCGAGACCTGCGTGATCGCCGATGAGACCGTGGACGCCGAAATGTGCGCCACGGATCTGCTGGGGCAGGCAGAGCATGGCTATAATTCTCCGGCGGTTCTGATCACCAACTCGCGCAGATTGGCCGAAGCGACCCTGGCCGAGATTGACCGGATCCTTCAGATCCTGCCCACCGCCGAGACCGCGCGGGCGTCGTGGGAGGATTATGGCGAGGTGATCGTCTGCGACGGCTATGACGAGATGCTGGCGGTCTCCGAAGAGATCGCGTCCGAGCATATTCAGGTGATGACGGACCGTGACGATTGGTTCCTGGAGAACATGACCAGTTACGGCGCGCTGTTCCTGGGGCCGCGCACCAACGTGGCCAACGGTGACAAGGTGATTGGCACCAACCACACGCTGCCGACGAAGAAGGCGGGCCGCTATACGGGCGGGCTGTGGGTTGGCAAATTCCTGAAAACCCATTCCTATCAGAAGATTGTGACCGATGAGGCGGCGACACTGGTGGGCGAATATGGCTCTAGGTTGTGCATGTTGGAGGGCTTTGTGGGCCATGCCGAGCAATGCAACGTCCGGGTGCGACGCTACGGCGGCGTGAATGTGCCTTACGGCGAGGGCGCGCCTTACCGGGAGGCGGCGGAATAG
- a CDS encoding ester cyclase yields MKGFDAKFRDFPDYIVGITKEIWEDRGIATLHQYYADDIVVRSPASVVVGNQGVIAATMATLAEFPDRVLLGEDVIWSGTPEDGMLSSHRIISQATHAGDGVYGAATGKRLEYRILADCHAKNNTIDDEWLIRDQGAIVRQMGWSPRDYAADLIAREGGPGACVQPLTPDTDKPGPYKGRGNDNPWGQQLADVLTRIMGADMAAIPEVYDRACHLEYPGHVTAHGPDAADRFWMSLRAAFPNATFTIDHQIGRDDPHMCPRAAVRWSLHGTHEGWGGFGQPTGAMVYIVGITHAEFGQVGSAEPKLRREYTLFDETSVWKQILLAG; encoded by the coding sequence ATGAAGGGTTTTGACGCCAAGTTTCGCGATTTTCCCGACTATATCGTCGGCATCACCAAGGAGATCTGGGAAGATCGCGGCATCGCGACCCTGCACCAGTATTACGCCGATGATATCGTCGTGCGGTCCCCTGCCTCGGTCGTGGTGGGAAATCAGGGGGTGATCGCCGCAACCATGGCGACCTTGGCCGAATTTCCCGACCGCGTGCTTTTGGGCGAGGATGTGATCTGGTCCGGCACGCCGGAAGACGGCATGCTGTCCTCGCACCGCATCATCAGCCAGGCGACCCATGCGGGCGATGGCGTTTACGGCGCGGCCACGGGCAAGCGGCTGGAATACCGGATCCTCGCCGATTGCCACGCGAAGAATAACACCATCGACGATGAATGGCTGATCCGCGATCAGGGGGCCATCGTGCGCCAGATGGGTTGGAGCCCGCGCGACTACGCCGCCGATTTGATCGCGCGTGAAGGCGGGCCAGGGGCCTGCGTGCAACCGCTGACGCCCGACACGGACAAGCCCGGCCCCTACAAGGGGCGCGGTAACGACAACCCTTGGGGCCAGCAGTTGGCGGATGTGCTGACCCGGATCATGGGCGCCGATATGGCTGCGATCCCCGAGGTCTATGACCGCGCCTGCCACCTGGAATACCCTGGCCATGTCACCGCCCACGGGCCGGACGCAGCGGACAGGTTCTGGATGTCGCTACGCGCCGCCTTCCCGAATGCCACGTTCACCATCGACCACCAGATCGGCCGCGACGATCCCCACATGTGCCCCCGCGCCGCCGTAAGGTGGAGCCTTCATGGCACCCATGAGGGCTGGGGCGGTTTCGGCCAGCCCACCGGCGCGATGGTCTATATCGTCGGCATCACCCATGCCGAGTTCGGGCAGGTCGGCAGTGCCGAACCGAAGCTGCGGCGCGAGTACACGCTGTTTGACGAGACGTCCGTGTGGAAGCAGATTCTGCTGGCTGGATAA
- a CDS encoding ester cyclase: MSTVEAAAKECVSAFRRTGRLDGLAGTDCVVQLAHPFETLDVAEYHGVVDQLATAFPDLERRVTIELAGRDGHGQMWVGQCGYWCGAFEAPFLDIPPTRRMAAMRFHDFLRVEGGRVLEVQSLWDLPELMMQAGVWPLSPSLGREWQVPGPATQDGLRVAGDGAEALRIVGDMLAGLGNDPAGTPREVMARYWHEGCSWYGPSGIGTARGIDGFRKHHQAPFLGAMPDRQGFVERGHFFGQGDYVGFTAWPGMAMTLSGGTWLGIPGAGQEITMRSLDFWRVDAGRIAENWVLVDLLHVYAQLGVDVLARMREVAG, encoded by the coding sequence ATGTCGACGGTTGAAGCTGCTGCAAAGGAATGTGTGAGCGCGTTTCGCCGGACCGGGCGATTGGACGGTTTGGCCGGGACGGACTGCGTTGTGCAGTTGGCGCATCCGTTCGAGACGCTGGATGTGGCGGAATACCACGGTGTGGTGGATCAATTGGCGACGGCCTTCCCGGATCTGGAGCGGCGCGTGACGATTGAACTCGCGGGGCGCGACGGTCACGGGCAAATGTGGGTCGGTCAGTGCGGCTACTGGTGCGGCGCGTTCGAGGCGCCGTTTCTGGACATTCCGCCGACGCGCCGGATGGCGGCGATGCGGTTCCATGATTTCCTGCGCGTCGAAGGCGGGCGGGTCTTGGAGGTGCAGTCCCTGTGGGATCTGCCGGAGTTGATGATGCAGGCCGGCGTCTGGCCTTTGTCGCCGTCGCTTGGGCGCGAGTGGCAGGTGCCGGGGCCCGCGACGCAGGACGGGTTGCGTGTGGCTGGCGATGGGGCGGAGGCCTTGCGGATCGTGGGCGACATGCTGGCGGGGCTTGGCAATGACCCGGCAGGCACGCCACGAGAGGTAATGGCGCGGTACTGGCACGAGGGATGTTCGTGGTACGGGCCCTCCGGCATTGGCACAGCGCGTGGCATCGACGGGTTTCGCAAGCATCACCAGGCGCCGTTCCTGGGCGCGATGCCGGACCGTCAGGGCTTTGTGGAGCGGGGCCATTTCTTTGGCCAAGGCGATTACGTCGGCTTCACCGCCTGGCCGGGGATGGCGATGACGTTGTCGGGGGGCACATGGTTGGGGATCCCCGGCGCGGGGCAAGAGATCACCATGCGGAGCCTTGATTTCTGGCGCGTGGACGCGGGCAGAATTGCCGAGAATTGGGTTCTGGTAGACCTGTTGCATGTCTACGCTCAACTGGGTGTGGACGTGCTGGCACGGATGCGGGAGGTGGCTGGATGA
- a CDS encoding cobalamin-independent methionine synthase II family protein, whose translation MTIKTTHVGSLPRTQEVVDFIFARENAESYDADAFDAAMTKAVDATVAKQVAAGIDIVSDGETSKISYATYVKDRYTGFSGDSPRNAPADLKKFPSFLKRLADDGGTPQYARPMCTGEVRSKGQGELGKDIANLKAAMAKHGATEGFMNAASPGVISLFLQNDFYPTRDAYLAALADAMAEEYRTIVDAGLMLQLDCPDLALSRHMLFNDLSDAEFLKIAIAHVEALNHALSGIDPARVRVHICWGNYEGPHVCDVPMDTVFSTFMSVGANQLLFETSNPRHAHEWTVFRDRAAEIPDDKILVPGVVDTTTNFVEHPELVAERIAKFTGIVGADRVIAGSDCGFGTFAGFGAVDPEIAYAKLEALAQGAALANARG comes from the coding sequence ATGACCATCAAAACCACCCACGTCGGCAGCCTCCCGCGCACGCAGGAGGTCGTGGATTTCATTTTCGCCCGAGAAAACGCCGAAAGCTATGACGCGGACGCCTTTGACGCCGCAATGACGAAGGCGGTCGATGCGACCGTGGCCAAGCAGGTGGCGGCGGGCATCGATATCGTCTCCGACGGCGAAACCTCCAAGATCTCCTACGCGACCTACGTGAAGGATCGCTACACCGGGTTTTCGGGCGACAGCCCGCGCAATGCCCCGGCGGACCTCAAGAAGTTCCCCTCGTTCCTCAAGCGCCTGGCCGATGACGGCGGCACGCCGCAATACGCGCGGCCCATGTGCACCGGGGAGGTGCGGTCGAAAGGGCAGGGGGAATTGGGCAAGGACATCGCCAATCTGAAGGCCGCGATGGCCAAGCATGGGGCGACGGAAGGCTTCATGAACGCCGCCTCGCCCGGCGTGATCTCGCTGTTTCTACAGAACGATTTCTACCCGACCCGCGACGCCTATCTGGCCGCTCTGGCCGATGCCATGGCCGAGGAATATCGCACCATCGTCGACGCCGGGTTGATGCTGCAACTCGATTGCCCCGACCTCGCGCTGTCACGGCACATGCTGTTCAATGACCTTTCGGATGCAGAGTTCCTGAAGATCGCGATCGCCCATGTGGAGGCGCTCAACCACGCGCTGTCGGGCATCGATCCGGCGCGGGTGCGGGTGCACATCTGCTGGGGCAATTACGAGGGGCCTCACGTCTGCGACGTGCCAATGGACACGGTGTTCTCCACCTTCATGTCGGTGGGCGCGAACCAGCTGTTGTTCGAGACGTCGAACCCCCGCCATGCCCACGAGTGGACCGTGTTCCGCGACCGCGCGGCAGAGATCCCCGATGACAAGATCCTTGTGCCCGGTGTCGTCGATACGACGACCAATTTCGTGGAACACCCCGAGTTGGTGGCCGAACGGATTGCCAAGTTCACCGGCATCGTCGGCGCGGATCGGGTGATCGCCGGAAGCGACTGTGGTTTCGGCACTTTCGCGGGCTTCGGGGCGGTCGATCCCGAGATCGCCTATGCCAAGCTGGAGGCCTTGGCCCAAGGCGCGGCTTTGGCGAACGCGCGGGGATAG
- a CDS encoding ABC transporter ATP-binding protein — protein sequence MGAIELKAVEKWFGDVQVIKGVDLSIQDGEFVIFVGPSGCGKSTLLRMIAGLEETSRGQVMIDGRDATAEPPSKRGLAMVFQSYALYPHMSVAENMGFSLKTAGASKAEQAEKVAEAARALRLEDYMDRRPKDLSGGQRQRVAIGRSIVRDPTAFLFDEPLSNLDASLRVEMRYEIAKLHQQLASTMVYVTHDQVEAMTLADRIVVLSAGIIEQVGAPKTLYERPDNLFVAQFIGSPKMNVIALPCDGLRLEGAPANAAHLGIRPEAITIGSKGQGEIDGTVDVAEYLGADIFLIVDCGAAGKLTVRTHGEDELRPGAEVGLSFTPEKRHFFDGAGLAIR from the coding sequence ATGGGCGCGATAGAACTGAAGGCCGTCGAGAAATGGTTTGGTGACGTTCAGGTCATCAAGGGCGTGGACCTGAGCATCCAGGACGGCGAATTCGTGATCTTCGTGGGCCCCTCGGGCTGCGGCAAGTCCACGCTTCTGCGGATGATCGCCGGGCTGGAAGAGACATCACGCGGGCAGGTGATGATCGACGGGCGCGATGCGACGGCAGAGCCGCCCTCCAAGCGCGGGCTGGCAATGGTGTTTCAAAGCTACGCCTTGTATCCGCATATGTCCGTGGCCGAGAACATGGGGTTTTCTCTGAAGACCGCCGGTGCCTCCAAGGCCGAGCAGGCGGAAAAGGTGGCCGAGGCGGCGCGCGCGCTGCGGCTTGAAGACTACATGGACCGCAGGCCCAAGGACCTGAGCGGCGGGCAACGGCAGCGGGTGGCGATTGGCCGGTCCATCGTGCGCGACCCCACGGCGTTCCTGTTTGATGAGCCGCTGTCGAACCTCGACGCCTCCCTGCGGGTGGAAATGCGCTACGAGATCGCCAAACTGCACCAGCAGTTGGCCTCCACGATGGTCTACGTCACCCATGACCAGGTCGAGGCGATGACGCTGGCTGACCGAATCGTCGTGTTGAGCGCGGGGATCATCGAGCAGGTGGGCGCGCCCAAGACGCTTTATGAGCGTCCCGATAACCTGTTCGTCGCGCAGTTCATCGGCTCGCCCAAGATGAACGTCATCGCCTTGCCCTGCGACGGCTTGCGCCTGGAGGGCGCGCCTGCGAACGCGGCGCATCTGGGCATTCGGCCCGAGGCGATAACCATCGGTTCCAAAGGCCAGGGCGAGATCGACGGCACCGTGGACGTGGCCGAATACCTTGGCGCGGATATCTTCCTGATCGTGGATTGTGGTGCGGCGGGCAAGCTGACGGTGCGGACCCATGGCGAAGATGAGCTGCGCCCTGGTGCGGAGGTCGGGCTTTCTTTCACGCCGGAGAAACGCCACTTCTTCGACGGGGCGGGGTTGGCGATCCGCTAG
- a CDS encoding cupin domain-containing protein, protein MTPAEMESRIVRYGDLMPCKTAFIDAHTPGSDQKENFTIIGGGVSESPDQHVHIAEAHGFNIGAAGQPPKCRNSLHSHRTAEVFFVLSGRWRFFWGRHGTAGEVTLERGDIFNIPTDIFRGFENIGNDYGMIMAVLGGDDAGGGVIWAPQVIRDAADHGLVLAETGKLYDTKKGERLPEGVAPMPVMSDAEADAYPAPTTADVIPNYVARYWDIVALADRKPVKVIGATGMLRDKPGFEVDLITRASATEAMHRHDRQSVLMPVTGHWRVSWSANETYRAGTTTLAPGDTMSVPAGLDHSAVPSMTGEAALYHIIGTDDAAGPTWSAS, encoded by the coding sequence ATGACCCCCGCTGAAATGGAATCCCGCATCGTCCGATATGGTGATCTGATGCCCTGCAAGACCGCCTTCATCGATGCCCATACGCCGGGCTCGGACCAGAAGGAGAACTTCACGATCATCGGCGGCGGGGTCAGTGAATCACCCGATCAGCATGTGCATATCGCCGAGGCGCACGGCTTCAACATCGGCGCGGCGGGGCAGCCGCCCAAGTGTCGCAACTCGCTCCATTCCCACCGCACGGCCGAGGTGTTCTTCGTGCTCTCGGGCCGCTGGCGGTTCTTCTGGGGCCGCCACGGCACCGCCGGAGAGGTCACGCTGGAGCGTGGCGATATCTTCAACATCCCCACCGATATCTTTCGCGGGTTCGAGAATATCGGCAATGACTACGGAATGATCATGGCCGTGCTGGGGGGCGACGACGCGGGGGGCGGCGTGATCTGGGCACCGCAGGTGATCCGCGACGCCGCCGATCATGGGCTGGTGCTGGCCGAGACCGGCAAGCTCTACGATACCAAGAAGGGCGAACGCCTGCCCGAAGGCGTGGCCCCGATGCCGGTGATGTCCGATGCCGAGGCTGATGCCTACCCGGCCCCCACCACGGCGGATGTCATCCCGAATTACGTGGCCCGCTATTGGGACATCGTCGCGCTGGCCGATCGCAAGCCGGTGAAGGTCATCGGCGCGACAGGCATGCTGCGCGACAAGCCGGGGTTCGAGGTGGATCTGATCACCCGCGCCTCTGCCACGGAGGCGATGCACCGCCATGACCGCCAGTCCGTTCTGATGCCGGTGACGGGCCATTGGCGCGTGAGTTGGTCTGCGAACGAGACCTATCGCGCCGGCACAACGACCCTGGCCCCCGGGGACACGATGTCCGTGCCCGCGGGGCTCGACCATTCCGCCGTCCCCTCCATGACCGGCGAAGCGGCGCTTTATCACATCATCGGCACCGACGATGCGGCGGGGCCAACCTGGAGTGCGTCATGA